In Xiphophorus maculatus strain JP 163 A chromosome 2, X_maculatus-5.0-male, whole genome shotgun sequence, one genomic interval encodes:
- the LOC102229874 gene encoding bestrophin-2-like: MTVTYSRRVADAGLGTFFHLLLRWKGSIYKLLYRELIIFTVLYYFFSVVYRFLLSSEQKRLFEKLSIYCDRYAELIPVSFVLGFYVTLVVSRWWGQFENIPWPDRLAALVGGHVRGTDDTARLTRRTLMRYVNLSGVLIYRSVSTAVYKRFPTTEHLVQAGLMTSEELRHLEDLPSPHNKFWVPCTWFVNLALRARTEGRINNDVALTAILTELNSLRAKCMKLYGYDWISLPLVYTQVATVAVYSFFLACLIGRQFLDPAQGYPGHDVDFYLPVFTLLQFFFYVGWLKVAEQLINPFGEDDDDFETNWLVDRNLQVSLLSVDEMYDSLPLVERDMYWNESEPQPPYTPASAEHRKPSFMGSALDISVPKEEMEFQSNLEQIKEHEEANYTTPLLGGLGRLLGVQSPNFPRSSRVPLLRRRPGAPLNRFPLYLHPEAPSTPTQARYPLNQDQDPDYAFSTVPMYERPGFYSCPQTPIHCVPPAVPRPRHPRRTQNDWDRSCSSMAPPTVGSQLLAPDTPNHLPPPPSSAFPWLSGEGDSQSGPAFSFPDPAPELCPISKLRPGHGLLSRRPPPPRLTLETLPAAESQPGLLSARATGGGSERVFSFTPPSHTAAPNPCNPNSSSGSINATSTNSAATTGSLCNGTSHSGFSNHGNFTSNPRMSNGSGSAGSSTNMNTVSTSAPSQEASQQNSANDSGISLTEGDLLGVLVDGEMNKEEKGSRTEEKTN, encoded by the exons ATGACAGTGACATACTCTCGAAGAGTTGCTGATGCAGGTTTGGGGACCTTTTTTCACCTGCTCCTGCGATGGAAAGGCAGCATCTACAAACTGCTGTACAGAGAGCTCATCATCTTCACTGTACTCTATTACTTCTTCAGCGTTGTTTACAG GTTTCTACTAAGCAGTGAGCAGAAAAGGTTGTTTGAGAAGCTGTCAATATATTGTGATCGCTACGCAGAACTCATCCCTGTGTCGTTTGTGTTGG gTTTCTATGTGACTCTGGTTGTTTCCCGTTGGTGGGGTCAGTTTGAGAACATACCCTGGCCAGACCGCTTGGCAGCACTAGTAGGAGGCCATGTCCGTGGGACAGATGACACTGCAAGGCTGACCCGAAGAACACTAATGCGCTACGTCAACCTCTCAGGAGTTCTGATCTACCGCTCTGTCAGTACTGCCGTCTACAAGAGGTTTCCAACCACTGAGCATTTGGTGCAGGCAG GTTTGATGACCTCAGAGGAACTGAGGCACCTGGAGGATCTACCTTCCCCCCACAACAAGTTCTGGGTGCCCTGTACATGGTTCGTTAACTTGGCTTTGAGAGCACGGACGGAGGGTCGCATCAACAATGATGTGGCTCTCACAGCCATTCTCACT GAGCTGAACAGCCTGAGGGCAAAGTGTATGAAGTTGTACGGTTATGATTGGATTAGCCTGCCTCTCGTCTACACACAG GTGGCAACAGTTGCGGTCTACAGCTTCTTTCTGGCTTGTCTGATCGGCCGACAATTCCTGGATCCTGCGCAGGGATATCCGGGACATGATGTGGATTTCTACCTGCCGGTTTTTAccctgctgcagttttttttctatgttggCTGGCTGAAG GTGGCGGAGCAACTCATAAACCCTTTTggtgaagatgatgatgacTTTGAAACAAACTGGCTAGTTGATCGAAACCTGCAG GTGTCTCTTTTGTCCGTGGATGAGATGTATGACAGCCTGCCACTGGTTGAGAGGGACATGTACTGGAATGAGTCGGAGCCCCAGCCTCCTTACACTCCTGCCAGTGCTGAACACCGTAAACCCTCCTTCATGGGTTCGGCTCTAGATATCAG TGTTCCTAAGGAGGAGATGGAGTTCCAGTCCAACTTGGAACAAATCAAAGAACATGAAGAAGCCAACTATACCACTCCACTACTTGGAGGGTTGGGCCGTCTTTTGGGCGTCCAGTCCCCAAACTTTCCTCGCTCATCCCGGGTTCCTCTGCTTCGCCGCCGCCCTGGAGCTCCACTGAACCGCTTCCCTCTTTACTTGCACCCAGAAGCACCATCGACCCCTACTCAAGCCCGCTACCCTTTGAACCAGGACCAGGATCCGGACTATGCTTTCTCCACTGTTCCCATGTATGAAAGGCCAGGATTTTACAGCTGCCCCCAAACACCAATTCACTGTGTGCCCCCGGCAGTGCCTCGCCCTCGGCATCCCCGGCGGACCCAAAACGATTGGGATCGCAGCTGCAGCTCCATGGCCCCTCCCACAGTGGGCTCCCAGTTACTGGCTCCTGACACACCCAACCATCTTCCACCACCTCCATCCTCTGCATTTCCCTGGCTCAGTGGGGAGGGAGATTCACAGAGTGGACCAGCATTCTCCTTCCCCGACCCAGCACCGGAACTCTGCCCAATATCTAAACTCAGACCAGGACATGGCCTACTGTCCCGACGCCCGCCTCCCCCTCGCCTCACTTTAGAAACCCTCCCAGCTGCTGAAAGCCAGCCAGGACTCCTGAGTGCTCGGGCAACGGGAGGTGGAAGTGAAAGAGTGTTCTCATTCACTCCCCCCTCTCACACAGCGGCACCAAATCCTTGTAATCCCAACAGTAGCTCCGGCAGCATTAATGCAACAAGCACCAACAGCGCTGccacaacaggaagtctttGCAATGGAACAAGCCACAGTGGTTTTAGCAACCATGGAAACTTCACCTCAAATCCGAGGATGAGCAATGGGAGCGGAAGTGCTGGGTCGAGTACCAACATGAACACAGTTTCTACATCTGCACCTTCACAAGAAGCGAGTCAGCAAAACTCAGCCAATGATTCGGGAATCTCATTGACTGAGGGGGATCTGCTGGGAGTTCTGGTGGACGGTGAGATGAATAAGGAAGAGAAAGGGAGCAGGACTGAGGAAAAAACTAACTAA
- the LOC102230399 gene encoding eosinophil peroxidase-like has product MSASLVGLALVLLAFPEHAVMSTPFGNSSETAHLGSAYIHQALQRAIELTDAAYAHTSERVKKSYTEGALKPSDLLAQFKQIETRTRTHIRAAELLDNTVELIREMVYTNTMVQPKPYELLSEGDVENLLQMTGCSAELHTLSCQTGCMSERYRSITGECNNRQHPRWGAANIPYSRWLPPEYEDVWGTPRGWDPEHTYHNVSLPPVRLVSQEVLFTHNDKISVDSTLSHLLVDWGQWIDHDMVLTPQSPSTSVFKTGADCTRSCSRDSPCFPIQIPLSDPRSGVQSCMPFFRSAPSCDNGVLPPRQREQLNAITSFVDASMVYGSSPGLASALRNQSSPLGSMALNSRYWDEELPYMPFLSRVQAHLDPCGPRNSSTAGASSRSALRENTTSCFHAGDSRVNEHLGLIVLHTLFLREHNRLVKELHQLNPHWSPETLYQEARKIIGAIHQILTWEHYLPRVLGESAMSQLMPRYQRYDPDVDPSIANTFATAAFRFAHVTVQPVVNRLGPDYTFNPEYPPLPLHHSLFASWRVIQEGGIDPVLRGMLLSPAKLQTAGQMMVEELTERLFQAQGGMPLDLGALNLQRSRDHGLPGYSSWRQFCNLSVPNTMSDLAEILGNFTLAHKFELLYGTPHNIDVWVGAISEPALPGGRVGPLLSCLLTRQFRALRDGDRFWWERNGVFTRTQRRHLHNVSLSRIICDNSHISRVPVDPFSRTESPEDMLACSHPLIPHLDLGPWKEPHTDPICGPIPRIHSGYSLLCNFTILYQCRVGFRLLGSASISCDAESQKWSSPPPTCQDINECEELISSCPQHLECFNTAGSFVCSEPSRLSAVSIVAAVIVVMVGAASLVLLLICYRRYFPKSEELISAECRQEKS; this is encoded by the exons ATGTCAGCATCTCTAGTTGGACTTGCTCTTGTCCTGCTCGCCTTTCCGGAGCACGCTGTGATGAGTACACCATTTGGCAACAGCTCAG AAACTGCACATTTGGGTTCAGCATACATCCATCAGGCTCTTCAGAGAGCCATTGAGCTGACTGATGCTGCCTATGCCCACACGTCTGAGAG gGTGAAGAAGTCTTATACTGAAGGTGCCCTCAAACCCAGTGACCTACTGGCCCAGTTTAAACAGATTGAAACCAGAACCCGGACTCACATTCGAGCTGCTGAGCTGCTGGACAACACAGTGGAGCTGATCCGAGAGATGGTCTACACCAACACGATGGTGCAGCCCAAGCCGTATG AGCTTTTGAGTGAAGGAGACGTGGAGAATCTGCTGCAGATGACCGGTTGCTCTGCTGAGCTGCACACCCTCAGCTGTCAGACAGGCTGCATGTCTGAGCGCTACAGGTCCATCACAGGCGAATGCAACAACAG ACAACATCCAAGATGGGGTGCTGCAAACATCCCATATTCCCGCTGGCTGCCTCCAGAATATGAGGATGTGTGGGGGACGCCCAGAGGCTGGGACCCTGAACACACCTACCATAACGTCAGCCTCCCTCCT GTGAGGCTCGTGTCGCAGGAAGTGCTGTTTACTCACAATGATAAAATCTCTGTGGACTCCACTCTGTCCCACCTGCTGGTGGACTGGGGTCAGTGGATAGACCACGACATGGTGCTGACCCCTCAGAGCCCCAGCACATCCGTCTTCAAGACGGGCGCTGACTGCACCCGCAGCTGCAGCCGGGACTCGCCCTGCTTCCCCATTCAG ATCCCGCTATCCGATCCTCGCAGCGGCGTCCAGAGCTGTATGCCCTTCTTCCGTTCTGCTCCCAGCTGTGATAATGGAGTCCTGCCTCCTCGCCAGCGGGAGCAGCTCAACGCCATCACCTCCTTCGTAGACGCCAGCATGGTGTACGGCAGCTCCCCCGGCTTGGCCTCTGCTCTCAGGAACCAGTCGTCTCCTCTGGGCTCCATGGCCCTCAACTCCCGGTACTGGGATGAGGAGTTGCCGTACATGCCGTTCCTGTCCCGGGTGCAGGCTCACCTGGACCCCTGCGGTCCCCGTAACTCCTCCACCGCGGGGGCGTCGAGCAGATCGGCACTCAGGGAGAACACCACTTCATGCTTTCATGCTG ggGATTCAAGAGTCAATGAACATCTGGGACTGATTGTGCTGCACACACTCTTTCTGAGAGAGCACAACCGGCTGGTGAAGGAGCTGCACCAGCTCAACCCTCACTGGAGTCCAGAGACCCTCTATCAGGAAGCAAGGAAGATCATCGGAGCCATCCACCAG ATCCTAACCTGGGAGCACTACCTGCCACGGGTGCTTGGTGAGAGCGCCATGTCCCAGCTGATGCCCCGGTACCAGAGGTATGATCCAGATGTTGACCCAAGCATCGCCAACACTTTTGCTACGGCGGCGTTCCGTTTTGCTCACGTCACTGTTCAGCCAGTAGTGAACCGTCTGGGTCCAGATTACACCTTTAACCCAGAGTATCCCCCTCTGCCTCTGCATCACTCACTGTTTGCTTCATGGAGGGTCATACAGGAAG GTGGTATCGACCCAGTGCTGCGAGGCATGCTGCTGTCTCCCGCCAAGCTGCAGACTGCAGGTCAGATGATGGTGGAGGAACTCACAGAAAGGCTGTTTCAGGCACAGGGGGGGATGCCTCTGGACCTCGGGGCCCTGAACCTGCAGAGGAGCCGGGACCACGGCCTGCCTG GGTACAGCTCATGGCGCCAGTTCTGTAATCTTTCTGTTCCCAACACGATGTCAGATCTGGCCGAAATTTTGGGGAACTTCACTTTGGCTCATAAATTTGAGCTTTTATACGGAACACCGCACAATATCGATGTTTGGGTCGGGGCCATATCTGAGCCGGCTCTGCCCGGAGGACGAGTGGGACCGCTCCTGTCCTGCCTCCTGACCAGACAGTTCAGAGCACTGAGAGACGGGGACAG GTTCTGGTGGGAGAGAAATGGAGTTTTCACCAGAACCCAGAGGAGACACCTGCACAACGTCTCCCTGTCCCGCATCATTTGTGACAACAGCCACATCAGCCGTGTCCCTGTGGACCCGTTTTCACGCACCGAGAGCCCTGAAGACATGCTGGCCTGTTCCCACCCACTCATCCCCCATCTTGACCTCGGCCCCTGGAAAGAGCCTCACACAG ATCCCATCTGTGGCCCGATACCCAGGATTCACTCTGGCTACTCTCTGCTCTGCAACTTCACGATCCTTTATCAGTGTCGGGTTGGATTCAGGCTGCTGGGCTCTGCATCCATCAGCTGTGATGCAGAGAGCCAGAAGTGGAGCTCTCCGCCTCCAACGTGTCAAG atATCAATGAGTGTGAGGAGCTGATTTCTTCTTGTCCACAACATCTGGAATGCTTTAACACAGCAGGTTCCTTCGTTTGCTCAG AGCCCTCCCGCCTGTCTGCTGTCTCCATCGTGGCTGCAGTGATAGTGGTGATGGTTGGTGCAGCCAGCCTGGTGCTGCTCCTGATCTGTTATCGAAG ATATTTCCCAAAGTCTGAAGAGTTGATCTCTGCTGAATGTAGGCAGGAGAAGAGTTGA
- the LOC102230137 gene encoding guanine nucleotide exchange factor for Rab-3A-like — protein sequence MVREANVKQAGAEKQLKEAQGKIDVLQAEVTALKTLVLTSTPSSPNRQLHPQLQSSGSRGSYRRGAGHIRTNSVGAAFQTSSGKPEPSTVSIQSVATEEREMDSVLFAEFLLWREHPSLDRSSAFLSRVYREDIGPCLSFTRSELSQLVQRAVENNSLTIEPVAMSALPLVKASALECGGPKKCALSGLSRVCQHRIKLGDKGSYYYISPSSRARITAVCNFFTYIRYILQGLVRQNAEQIFWEVIRLRREMAVAKLGFYLTDQS from the exons ATGGTACGTGAAGCTAATGTGAAACAAGCAGGggcagagaaacaactgaaGGAGGCTCAAGGAAAG ATTGATGTTCTGCAAGCGGAGGTGACTGCGCTCAAAACTCTGGTGTTGACGTCCACGCCTTCCTCACCCAACCGGCAGCTGCATCCCCAGCTGCAGTCATCGGGCTCCAGGGGTTCCTACAGGCGCGGTGCGGGCCACATCCGCACCAACAGCGTCGGCGCAGCCTTCCAGACCTCATCTGGAAAACCGGAACCTTCTACTGTTTCCATTCAGTCTGTGGCTACAGAGGAGCGAGAG ATGGACTCGGTTCTGTTTGCAGAGTTTTTGTTGTGGAGGGAACATCCGAGTCTGGACCGATCCTCCGCCTTCCTGAGTCGAGTTTACCGCGAAGACATCGGGCCGTGTCTCTCCTTCACGAGATCAGAG CTGTCCCAGCTGGTCCAGAGAGCAGTGGAAAACAACTCCCTGACCATCGAACCTGTGGCCATGTCGGCTTTACCGCTGGTGAAAGCATCGGCTTTAGAGTGTGGAGGTCCTAA AAAATGTGCTTTGAGCGGCTTGTCACGAGTCTGCCAACATCGCATCAAGCTGGGAGACAAGGGGAGCTACTATTACATCTCTCCATCAAGCCGAGCTCGG ATCACGGCTGTGTGTAATTTTTTCACGTATATCCGGTACATCCTGCAGGGCTTAGTGAGACAAAATG CGGAGCAGATATTCTGGGAGGTGATCCGACTTCGTAGAGAGATGGCTGTCGCTAAGCTGGGTTTCTACCTGACGGACCAGAGCTAA